From one Syngnathoides biaculeatus isolate LvHL_M chromosome 12, ASM1980259v1, whole genome shotgun sequence genomic stretch:
- the prorsd1 gene encoding prolyl-tRNA synthetase associated domain-containing protein 1, with protein MSGELREELEKHLKDLNIQTTCVDHPPVFTVEEMMPHLRGVSGVVTKNLFLKDKKKKSLWLVSVRHDRQVNLNELAKKLSVGSGNLRFADEAAMLDKLKVGQGCATALALLFDEDRSVTSVLDRDLLEGGHPLVYFHPMTNAATVGMSPEDLLRFLEHTGHRPVLQNFE; from the exons ATGTCAGGGGAGCTTCGGGAGGAATTGGAGAAACATTTGAAGGATTTAAACATCCAGACGACCTGCGTGGATCATCCGCCG GTTTTCACGGTGGAGGAAATGATGCCTCACCTCCGAGGCGTGAGCGGCGTCGTCACCAAGAACCTCTTCCTcaaagacaagaagaagaaaagcttGTGGTTGGTGTCTGTTCGTCACGATCGGCAG GTGAACCTGAACGAGCTGGCCAAGAAGCTTTCGGTGGGCAGCGGGAACCTTCGCTTTGCGGACGAGGCCGCCATGTTGGACAAACTCAag GTGGGGCAGGGCTGCGCCACGGCTCTGGCGCTGCTCTTCGACGAGGACCGCAGTGTCACCTCAGTCCTGGACCGAGACCTGCTGGAAGGGGGGCACCCTTTGGTCTACTTCCACCCCATGACCAACGCCGCCACCGTGGGGATGAGCCCCGAAGACCTGCTGCGCTTCCTGGAGCACACCGGACACCGACCCGTCCTGCAGAACTTTGAATAG